ACATTACGAAATTCAAATAGAACAGCTTTTAGGTGCAACTCTGGATATAGGCATGTGCTGGTTCTGCTAGTAAAGCCAGCAAGTATGAAAATAGAAACTTGTTTAAGGTCTTTTATATTATCGAACATATTTACCAACAAAATGCGTTTCAGTTGAATTGGCATGGAAGGTATACCTGCAAATTGAAATTGCAAACAGTGAGGCAGAGCTTGGGTCATTTTTTCCAAGAATGGAGAAATAGATTtcaaacaaaatatgaatgaaCTTGAGGCCCCACACTCAGCCCATACCAGTGCAAATTGGGAGAAACTCCACGCCATCTCTGCAAGCTTCTCCCTCCGTGGGATCCTGGAGCAATTAGGGCCATCATGGTGGAACAATTCTTTAAACATACAGTACGGGTTCCAGCTTATGGGAGATGGCGCCACTGGGTTGTCCTTATCACCAAAGAACGCACGGCATTGTCCTTCTAGTTGTTCACAGGAGGTGAGATGTATGTTGTGCCGTGCAGCGCCAGGCAGCATGTTGGGTTTTACCACCAACAGGAACATCATGTAATCGGACAGTATCTCGGTAGCCTCAATGAGCTCTTTTGCATGTTTGGCCTTGGATTTCCGGATGTACACCTCGGTTGCAATGTGCCAAACAAGGATGCTCTCGTCAAAGTCGATGTTGACGCTCCAGCGAGCAAAGTCGTCATAGGCTTCCATACTTTTAAGTATAAAGCTGCCCCTTGAGTTCGAATCAGTACTTTTGTATTGCAGGGCACGCTCCTTGTCTTGCAGTGCTTGCAAAACCAATTTCTTGATATCTCGTATTGACAAAATGTCACTGTGAGAGAAAGtgcccgagaagtgcatcttgtTCCACCAGTCCTGGAGCCCTAATTTCATTGCTAGTCTGCTCCCTATTTCATTCGTGTTGCGGGTGCACAAGTGGAACAAATTGTACTGACCAATGGAGCCTGACCAGAGTCTCCTACTTGCCGGGTGGACACGCTGACCAAGGGAAGTGATAACATGGAGAGGCCACTCCCATCCCCTGCCCCTGCGGTGCAATAAAGAACATGTCCAGGTGGATAGCAGAGCCCTGCACACAGATATGATTTCCAGGACCAAAGCCCCAACCAGTAAAACATAACTGATAATCACATCCACTCTGCTGTACCCATTTCCTCTACTGTTTATACTGAGCTGAAACAACATAAACGTGGTGGCTGTGCCAAGCAGCGAAATGAAATGGATGCAGAAGCCATACCATGTGTGGATTACCGCCGCCTTGGTGTAGAGGAAGTCATACATCAGAGTCAGCTCCATCTCGACCAATTTGTATAGATCCTCTCCCAAATAAGATATTACAGAACTTTGTTTAGAAGAATTAGATTGTGAACGGGCCAAGTGACTGGGTGCCATTATGATATCAGCGAAGACACCTTTGCAGATATCGAATTGGGAGTGGGCTCCAAGCAGTAATTCCTCTTCACTGGTACCCAAAGTTAATAGCTGATAAGGGTTAGTCTTGAACTTTCGGGCGCTGATGCTGTTGCGGATGCTGCTAATGTTGCCACACTTGAGCGCCCATATCCTCTCACCATATTTGAGAAGACCAGCAATAAACATGGAGATAGATGCCATCAGAAGTAAGGTCCCGCTGCGGGCGATGTACTCGTATATTACATAAGCGGCTCCTAGGACCTGCACAGCAAGAGTTTGGAGGTGGCGCAGCCAGAGCGTGTTATCTTCGAGCGCATATGCTGTGATGTTGTCCGGGCCACCGAGGTGCAGCAGGAGGAACGGTGCCCAGAATGCTACCAGCTCGTGCTCATCTGACCTGCTGTCCACTGATAGATGGCCCAGGGTGTATATTGCCGTGGAGTCGGCCAACAGATATGCCGACCAGAGGAAGAACATCAGAATGCTGGAGGAGCTACGTCTGCGGATCCCTCCAAAGACAAGGAGGAATACTTGCAACGAGAAGCTTACAAGGACTAGGATTTGTATCCCCCATTCATTCCACAGGTTCACTAGCCTTCCAGCTTCTATTACTTCACTCCTCATCATGTCTACAGTAACATGTCAAAGAGCCCAACAATATTAGCAACTAGATCTTTACATATTTGATATGTGCAATGGACTGAATGTGTAACAAGGCTGGTCAATTAAGTAGGTGGTCAATAAGACAGGTAACAGTAGATGGCAATAGCCCCCAGTGCATGAGAAATGAGTTGGGAGGAGCTCGAGGAATCATAATCTAACCGGCAATAAAAGCAGAGAAGTGGTAACCAAAAAAAACAGTAAAGGAGAAAAGAACATAGGTGGTTACCTGGGAGTTAAATTGTCGAGCTTTATGATTAGGAGGGTTCCTCCAGCTGCGGCTGTGAGGACGGCCATAGCTTTATCCTGTTTGCTTCAATGCATGAAGGCAGGCTTGCCTTTGAAAAAGTTCTTCCATACCGCATCTGTcagctcttctttttcttggaaaTAATTGGCTTTTAAGACCTGAAAACAGTCAAGCTAGTCATCTTAATTTGTGAACGAATCCAACATCTCATCTCGGCATCTTGCTCCCTGAGAAAAAGGAAGCGAGAAGCTTAAGTGACTATGGCCTGATCAGCCTGAAAAATAGCCATTTTCTTCAAACAGTTGGAGAAAGGTTGATGAAGAATGGTTTAATTATTTCCTTGAATTAGCacatgatgatgacgacgatgcaaaaaaaaaatgaaactctTGCATGGACGTTCAGAGCAACCATGTGGCCTTGAACATGACAAGAATAACTTCCATTGATCAACTAAAAAGTATATCCAGTTCAATTGGTCTAGTAAGTATGAAAAAATCACAGGATCAGTCCAGTTTCGTGCATCAATTGGTTTGCAATCTACAGCATTAGTGGCAGTGCATCTGAGGAAACCAAATAAACATGTATATCAGTAGAGTTGGAAGTGTTGATGAACAAATCAAGTGCATATATCATCAGTGGCAGTGCAGTTTCTATGCCTAAACTGATCCGCAATTCACGACATGAATGCATCCACAGCCACAGCGGTGATCCATTTTACCCCCATCCACCCACGAACAGATCAAAGCGGGATCGATCGGTAGTGAATGAGTTCTTGGTCGCTCACTTGGTCGAAGGGGGTCGATCGGGCGCCCACTGAGCTCGTCGGATGAGAGGGCTCGGACGCTCGGTCGTTCGACGGCCTGGGCACCGCCGGAGCCCAcccgatgcgccgccgcggacagagAGCAGCGGGTTGGGGGGTTGTACGGCGTAGCGGAACCACGTACGTCGACAGCGAGACTTGCGCCGCGGCTCCCCTGGTCCGGACTCCTTCCAACTCCGTCGATCCCCTTGCCCTCCACTTTtctcggcagcggcggcggcaggaactCACCAGTCGCCAGTTGGAGGAACCTCCCGAAGGAGCGTgggtgtggcggcggcgagcgaggcgGGGGCCATTTATATATAATGTACTGTTTTGCATAAGAATCAATTTCAGCGCATTCCAATCCACTCCAATTCATATTTACATAGAACCCACTACATCCCAATCCATCAATTAATATAATCTATTTGAATCCATCCAAACACAATCTATATCAAAACACAATCCATTAAATCAATTTCAACCGAAATTATTAGCAGGGTGAGCGGGGGCAGACCAGGGTTTTTAATCCCAACCGGAAACCggtaaccgccgccctccggtaccggtttaccggaccggttaggccggtaaccggtggaaaccggttgaattcaaatccaaattcaaataaattcaaatttttccgtgcaaccggttccgaccggtttaccggccggtttgaccggtttaccggccggttttaccggtttaccggtcggtttgaccggtttgaaattcaaaagctcccgtgcaaccggtttaccggccggttttaccggtttaccgaccggtttgaccggtttaccggccggtttgaccggtttgatcggtgggccttcatgggccggcccattttttttctttttcttttttgatttaactttaaattcccacaaactatactaaatgaatgaatttttgagaaaatttgacaccattagattcatcacaccttaaagtatttttaggaatttttttgggaatttttcattttttgaattcaaatttaaaatttgaattttgaccggttgggtaccggccggaaccggaaccggaccggaccggtttgaccggtaaccggtcaaaccggaccggttcccaccggttaggttaaccttgggGCAGACAGGCAAGCAGACAGAGCCCGGAGCCAGGAAAGGTGGAGGCAGCAGCCGCTCGATCGCGCACAACGCCAACCTGAACGCCGTCGCtccttttcaattttttataaaattaaattaTCCCAACATTTTTACTTTTATTTTACTTTGCATAAAGTTTTGTCCCGTACTATACGACTATTCCTCACGTGGTTCTCCCTCTGCCAAGCATTTTGTCGCCAAACTTTAACTTTTGTTCCTCGATCAACCCTGACAGTTTAATTTTGTGCAagcttagatcttgtttagatgcactcAAAATTCTAAAACCTTATTAGATTCCTCGTCACATTGaatctttaaacacatgtatgaaatattaaatatagctaaataaaataactaattacacagtttgactataatttgcgagacgaatcttttgagcctatttaacccatggcgggacaataattaccaaatataaACGAAAGTACTACAGTAATTTACGCACAAAATttttcgcatctaaacaaggccttagagCATCTCTAGCTAGCTGCCTTCTTCCTCGCTTGCTTGTATAACTTTGATCCTTGGGGCTCTTTACccctttcttcttaatatagtGATAGGTAGTTCCTTTGCAcgctcgagaaaaaaaaaagatgacttTGATCATGATTCACGTGAATTTGAGTGGAAAATAAAGTAGTTTTCACCTCAAGAATGCCAACCAAATGGATTGGAGGGGACTATTGTGATTTATAACAAGGTCTAAGAAAAAATTGTATGCGCACAACAAGATGATGTTAAAGTGAGGATGAGTAGTCTTCATTGATTATCTTTGTCCACACAAAAACAAtgaacatatattttttttgaaattaaggGCAGGAGAACTGCCATATCATATAAGAAGGAGAAGCATTCGCACATAACGCGCCGAAGCGTACACACCACACAAACAAATGCACACAACATAACgctacaccaccaccacctgggAGAGGAGCTGAAAGCAAGCCGTCGAGCTGCGCCGTCATCACCAACGCTGTGCCACACCAAAAACTGTGGCCCGCTGCAAGCCCAAGCAACTACCTGAACTCCTCCACCACGGGGCTATCTTCCTCAAGTTGCACACCCACGATCGTCGATCTCCCTGCCTCAGCGAAGCGTTAGCGAAGAAATCCCGTCACGGCACCATTGAAACACACTGATCCCAGCCACTCTGCGTGGGGGGGCCTTGCCTCTCCCACCGCCTCACACTCCTCTGCCAAGGACTCAGATATCTAAAACTGCTTAGAGAACATCACTTCCGCCTAGCCGTCACCGAGATCACCACTGCACCATGCATGTCAACTCAAGACCTCCAGCACCCATGGGTCCTCTGCACCTTGCCGCCAACACATTGACCTTGCGCACCACCACTGCCGCTGCACACGGGCCATCCAACCCCCCACGCTACCACAAGCCGAGGCGAGTCTCCATAAGCGGCGCCTCCAACGAGGGTGCgacgccgctggcgccgccgtcgctcgtccagCAATGGACCGGGTTTTCACCCCGAGACCTCATGGCTCATGACACAGTGCCCCATAGTGGTGCCCCCAACGGGGGAACGACACCCCAAGGATGCCGCCACCACAACCGACAAGAGTGCCGGTGAAGGCTTTCGCCCGGACAACACCGCACCTTACGCACGCCCTCAGACAAGCAGTAGCAAACATcgtcctcgccgcggcggctagggttcgggGCCGCCCGTGCGGGAGCGAC
This sequence is a window from Panicum virgatum strain AP13 chromosome 7K, P.virgatum_v5, whole genome shotgun sequence. Protein-coding genes within it:
- the LOC120639538 gene encoding uncharacterized protein LOC120639538 isoform X3, translated to MMRSEVIEAGRLVNLWNEWGIQILVLVSFSLQVFLLVFGGIRRRSSSSILMFFLWSAYLLADSTAIYTLGHLSVDSRSDEHELVAFWAPFLLLHLGGPDNITAYALEDNTLWLRHLQTLAVQVLGAAYVIYEYIARSGTLLLMASISMFIAGLLKYGERIWALKCGNISSIRNSISARKFKTNPYQLLTLGTSEEELLLGAHSQFDICKGVFADIIMAPSHLARSQSNSSKQSSVISYLGEDLYKLVEMELTLMYDFLYTKAAVIHTWYGFCIHFISLLGTATTFMLFQLSINSRGNGYSRVDVIISYVLLVGALVLEIISVCRALLSTWTCSLLHRRGRGWEWPLHVITSLGQRVHPASRRLWSGSIGQYNLFHLCTRNTNEIGSRLAMKLGLQDWWNKMHFSGTFSHSDILSIRDIKKLVLQALQDKERALQYKSTDSNSRGSFILKSMEAYDDFARWSVNIDFDESILVWHIATEVYIRKSKAKHAKELIEATEILSDYMMFLLVVKPNMLPGAARHNIHLTSCEQLEGQCRAFFGDKDNPVAPSPISWNPYCMFKELFHHDGPNCSRIPRREKLAEMAWSFSQFALVYLPCQFN
- the LOC120639538 gene encoding uncharacterized protein LOC120639538 isoform X2; this translates as MMRSEVIEAGRLVNLWNEWGIQILVLVSFSLQVFLLVFGGIRRRSSSSILMFFLWSAYLLADSTAIYTLGHLSVDSRSDEHELVAFWAPFLLLHLGGPDNITAYALEDNTLWLRHLQTLAVQVLGAAYVIYEYIARSGTLLLMASISMFIAGLLKYGERIWALKCGNISSIRNSISARKFKTNPYQLLTLGTSEEELLLGAHSQFDICKGVFADIIMAPSHLARSQSNSSKQSSVISYLGEDLYKLVEMELTLMYDFLYTKAAVIHTWYGFCIHFISLLGTATTFMLFQLSINSRGNGYSRVDVIISYVLLVGALVLEIISVCRALLSTWTCSLLHRRGRGWEWPLHVITSLGQRVHPASRRLWSGSIGQYNLFHLCTRNTNEIGSRLAMKLGLQDWWNKMHFSGTFSHSDILSIRDIKKLVLQALQDKERALQYKSTDSNSRGSFILKSMEAYDDFARWSVNIDFDESILVWHIATEVYIRKSKAKHAKELIEATEILSDYMMFLLVVKPNMLPGAARHNIHLTSCEQLEGQCRAFFGDKDNPVAPSPISWNPYCMFKELFHHDGPNCSRIPRREKLAEMAWSFSQFALVWAECGASSSFIFCLKSISPFLEKMTQALPHCLQFQFAGISKGTKSTWGFHPRQC
- the LOC120639538 gene encoding uncharacterized protein LOC120639538 isoform X1, which produces MMRSEVIEAGRLVNLWNEWGIQILVLVSFSLQVFLLVFGGIRRRSSSSILMFFLWSAYLLADSTAIYTLGHLSVDSRSDEHELVAFWAPFLLLHLGGPDNITAYALEDNTLWLRHLQTLAVQVLGAAYVIYEYIARSGTLLLMASISMFIAGLLKYGERIWALKCGNISSIRNSISARKFKTNPYQLLTLGTSEEELLLGAHSQFDICKGVFADIIMAPSHLARSQSNSSKQSSVISYLGEDLYKLVEMELTLMYDFLYTKAAVIHTWYGFCIHFISLLGTATTFMLFQLSINSRGNGYSRVDVIISYVLLVGALVLEIISVCRALLSTWTCSLLHRRGRGWEWPLHVITSLGQRVHPASRRLWSGSIGQYNLFHLCTRNTNEIGSRLAMKLGLQDWWNKMHFSGTFSHSDILSIRDIKKLVLQALQDKERALQYKSTDSNSRGSFILKSMEAYDDFARWSVNIDFDESILVWHIATEVYIRKSKAKHAKELIEATEILSDYMMFLLVVKPNMLPGAARHNIHLTSCEQLEGQCRAFFGDKDNPVAPSPISWNPYCMFKELFHHDGPNCSRIPRREKLAEMAWSFSQFALGSVRAPNPHGDSIRDSANMYAILLANELLSIELRWQGQRDPLELILGVWVEMLLYAANHCSQESHARQLSNGCEFITIVSLLAHHFKYYSGVSRGTEDGGGNSPTGGLDKFASFTPETAPRSSGKTEN